A stretch of Brachyhypopomus gauderio isolate BG-103 chromosome 3, BGAUD_0.2, whole genome shotgun sequence DNA encodes these proteins:
- the ppp1cab gene encoding protein phosphatase 1, catalytic subunit, alpha isozyme b, which yields MTESDKLNIDSVIQRLLEVKGSRPGKNVQLTENEIRGLCLKSREIFLSQPILLELEAPLKICGDVHGQYYDLLRLFEYGGYPPESNYLFLGDYVDRGKQSLETICLLLAYKIKYPENFFLLRGNHECASINRIYGFYDECKRRYNIKLWKTFTDCFNCLPVAAIVDEKIFCCHGGLSPDLQSMEQVRRVMRPTDVPDQGLLCDLLWADPDKDVLGWGENDRGVSFTFGSDVVAKFLHKHDMDLICRAHQVVEDGYEFFAKRQLVTLFSAPNYCGEFDNAGAMMSVDETLMCSFQILKPADKKLLAYGGAANFGTGRPVTPPRNAAKGAKAKK from the exons ATGACGGAATCCGACAAATTAAACATCGACTCGGTTATCCAGCGTCTTCTGGAAG TCAAGGGCTCCAGACCTGGTAAAAATGTTCAGCTAACAGAGAACGAGATTCGTGGCCTTTGCCTGAAATCTCGGGAGATATTCCTCAGTCAGCCGATCCTCCTCGAACTGGAGGCTCCACTGAAGATTTGTG GTGACGTGCATGGTCAGTACTATGACCTGTTGAGGCTGTTTGAGTATGGTGGCTACCCACCTGAAAGCAACTACCTTTTCTTGGGAGACTATGTGGACAGGGGGAAGCAGTCTTTAGAGACAATTTGCCTTCTTTTGGCGTACAAGATCAAATATCCAGAGAACTTTTTTCTTCTTAGAGGAAACCATGAGTGTGCCTCCATCAACAGGATCTATGGTTTTTACGATGAGT GCAAGAGGCGGTATAATATCAAACTCTGGAAGACGTTCACAGACTGTTTCAACTGCTTACCAGTGGCAGCAATCGTTGATGAGAAGATCTTCTGTTGCCATGGGG GCCTCTCTCCAGACCTGCAGTCCATGGAGCAGGTACGGCGTGTGATGCGGCCCACGGACGTGCCCGACCAGGGCCTGCTGTGCGACCTGCTGTGGGCCGACCCCGACAAGGACGTGCTGGGCTGGGGCGAGAACGACCGCGGCGTCTCCTTCACCTTCGGCTCAGACGTGGTGGCCAAGTTCCTCCATAAGCACGATATGGACCTTATCTGCAGGGCCCACCAG gtCGTGGAGGATGGCTATGAGTTCTTTGCTAAGCGGCAGCTGGTGACGCTGTTCTCGGCGCCGAACTACTGCGGCGAGTTTGACAACGCGGGCGCCATGATGAGCGTGGACGAGACGCTCATGTGCTCCTTCCAG ATCCTTAAACCAGCTGATAAGAAGCTGCTGGCGTACGGAGGAGCGGCCAACTTTGGAACTGGGCGCCCTGTCACACCTCCAAGGAACGCTGCCAAGGGGGCCAAAGCCAAGAAATAG